One genomic region from Plasmodium berghei ANKA genome assembly, chromosome: 4 encodes:
- a CDS encoding tetratricopeptide repeat protein, putative, producing the protein MKSEQINYCIPKEDEINSFLDNVDTVTLKIKNLLEGKISLEEIEKEENRIKLEKRAKEIKLEEKKEKEKENFIMGKKGGGDKDNYLYFCKSCLIEFNYKLNFCKRCNNAVISKEERKKELFDKVENYKLLKNKRNERRGIWNKYLNSCKNKNNKQITNYEKWNYYEPSTDTFDEDEKVLCLPKHDSNFQILEKKIDEDIKKRKENKQIANRIKLNGNKYFKEKKYSQAIECYNNVIDICKDYLEAYNNLALCYIKTYRYEQAIENCNHIIDYYNVFNSSFSINKDILFKAYFRKGFSFYKLLLFDKALNNFNLAITFNNSDIEILELINKCKLIVLDQTKYININSDPECVISFGNIEDIFIKLENVDIIKNYELFLKELKNVKQIIKKNELERLKLCSYIYKKKNNEKYVLTYKTKNIYRGITFLLYISECLNKIMIYINQQFGINILSKNLILYEEKGSKSIDMNRNNNKTIKYMSKNLIKCCSKLIDIIMIVLNNNYYYSDFCIECIKPILTFYFIRNKFDKVKCTYFLHSISRNVNARKYFDEHIFQINDIALENFLILINNYIKKELEIYDEARMKQYEYIRNKIIESGKIFKFDINKEYIISPQNCKIFRKNEKLEKKIINMCKEKYEIVNLFGILSNLTLIPNILNIIEKKFVNYILNITIYIIELFYYSEKNINIYYLSFFISILQNKKIRLFFINTIFDDILYFISNLENIDILKSILTIILNLTVGWNEELAISTTSQNKHILKKKISQNSFKKIIILINSDNKDIRDTAFLLLSRFYLYSYFGHISIEGVYTNNKINILEDEKFQLRGKLLRNKILKEHEIALKLDDNTLSIFINRIYSLFKNKIYLEKACINFVSNLSKYTNFINICLLTKNKNNNIVYTYFYNILEYINYVYSENWKNNKYNMEKDMSIIFNSTLIFFIQLLKYFFITNMSNKYEDIIKIIKNNVPYIVTKIDNVEKKINKNISIFLSYCFLTPELKSEIMKAYCNDTNQIYRTLIG; encoded by the coding sequence atgaaaagtgaacaaataaattattgtaTTCCCAAAGaagatgaaataaatagttTTTTAGACAATGTCGATACAGTTAccttaaaaattaaaaatttattagaaggaaaaataagtttagaagaaattgaaaaagaagaaaatagaATAAAACTTGAAAAAAGAgctaaagaaataaaattagaagaaaaaaaagaaaaagaaaaagaaaattttataatggGGAAAAAAGGAGGAGGTGATAAagataattatttatatttttgtaaatcgTGTTTAATtgaatttaattataaattaaatttttgtaaaagATGTAACAATGCTGTTATAAGTAAAGAGGAAAGGaaaaaagaattatttgataaagTTGAAAATTACaaacttttaaaaaataaaagaaatgaaaGAAGAGGAATAtggaataaatatttaaattcatgtaaaaataaaaataataaacaaattacaaattatgaaaaatggAATTATTATGAACCAAGTACTGACACATTTGATGAAGATGAAAAAGTATTATGTTTGCCAAAACATGATTCcaattttcaaattttagaaaaaaaaattgatgaggatattaaaaaaagaaaagaaaataaacaaatagcAAATcgtataaaattaaatggaaataaatattttaaagaaaaaaaatattcacaAGCTATTGAAtgttataataatgtaatTGATATATGTAAAGATTATTTAGAGgcttataataatttagcTTTATGTTATATTAAGACATATAGATATGAACAAGCCATAGAAAATTGTAATCATATTATTGATTATTATAATGTGTTTAATTCAAGtttttctataaataaagatattttatttaaagcatattttagaaaaggtttttcattttacaaattattattatttgacAAAGCattaaacaattttaatttggcaatcacatttaataattctgatattgaaatattggaattaataaataaatgtaagCTTATAGTTCTTGatcaaacaaaatatattaatattaattcaGATCCTGAATGTGTAATTAGTTTTGGTAATATTgaagatatatttataaaactCGAAAATgtagatataataaaaaattatgaattatttttaaaagaattaaagaatgttaaacaaattataaaaaaaaatgaactcGAGAGATTAAAGCtttgttcatatatatacaaaaagaaaaataatgaaaaatatgttttaacatataaaacaaaaaatatttatagaggaattacttttttattatatatttctgaATGCCTTAATAAAATcatgatttatataaatcaaCAATTTggaattaatattttatccaAAAATTTGATATTATATGAAGAAAAGGGATCTAAAAGTATTGATATgaatagaaataataacaaaacaataaaatacatgtctaaaaatttaataaaatgttgTAGCAAATTAattgatataataatgattgtgttaaataataattattattattctgATTTTTGTATTGAATGTATAAAACCTAttttaactttttattttataagaaataaatttgataaagTAAAAtgcacatattttttacattctATTTCAAGAAATGTTAATGCAAGGAAATATTTTGATGagcatatttttcaaattaatgatattgcattggaaaattttttaattcttataaataattatataaaaaaagaattagaaatatatgatgAAGCACGAATGAAACAGTACGaatatataagaaataaaataattgaatcggggaaaatatttaaatttgatattaacaaggaatatataattagccctcaaaattgtaaaatctttagaaaaaatgaaaaacttgaaaaaaaaataataaatatgtgtaaagaaaaatatgaaattgTAAACTTATTTGGTATTCTATCAAATTTGACACTTATTcctaatatattaaatattatagaaaaaaagtttgtaaactatatattaaatataactatttatattatcgaattattttattattctgaaaaaaatattaacatatattatttatctttttttattagtatattacaaaataaaaaaattcgattattttttattaacacaatttttgatgatatattatattttatttcaaatttagaaaatatagatattcttaaaagtatattaactattatattaaatctAACAGTGGGATGGAATGAAGAACTTGCTATTTCTACAACTAGccaaaataaacatattttaaaaaaaaaaataagccAAAATagtttcaaaaaaattattattttaattaattcagataataaagatattaGAGATACAGCTTTTTTACTTTTGTCTcgattttatttatattcgtATTTTGGTCATATTTCAATAGAAGGGGTTTACActaacaataaaataaatatattagaagATGAAAAATTCCAATTAAGAGGGAAATTattaagaaataaaatattaaaagaacATGAAATAGCATTAAAACTTGATGATAATACATtgtctatttttataaatagaatatattctttatttaaaaataaaatatatttagaaaaagcTTGCATAAACTTTGTAAGcaatttatcaaaatatactaattttataaatatttgtttattaacaaaaaataaaaataataatatagtatatacttatttttataatattttagaatatattaattatgtatattctgaaaattggaaaaataataaatataatatggaaaaagatatgtctattatttttaatagtactcttatttttttcatacaattattaaaatatttttttattacaaatatgtccaataaatatgaagatattatcaaaattataaaaaataatgttcCATATATAGTTACCAAAATCGATAatgtagaaaaaaaaataaataaaaacatttcTATTTTTCTTTCCTATTGTTTTCTAACCCCCGAATTAAAATCAGAAATTATGAAAGCATACTGTAATGATACAAATCAAATATATCGTACCCTAATTGGTTAG
- a CDS encoding 26S proteasome regulatory subunit RPN12, putative: protein MGNELAESIKLLKELICNYHNISEQELNKKANDDIITLLKYTEDIEPKGGDIFKYKELLKKLKQVLIHLPSTDPLLPICKKNINELYITREILEKGVIISVMDNDIKSFTIYMAQLFIYYFDFKNILQKSAKQNAILGIYLLHLLSSNSIGDFHMILEIIPIDDQNDPYIKYVLELEQHIMDGYFHYILTKKDDIPLYLYSLFMDRLYNTIKYKLADCIFSSSNSISLLYTCELLKLKDENELYQFITEYNEIKTAHGEDNLIWEIKDNKIYFKNQIEHTQELPSIEILNNIIGYATELEKIV, encoded by the coding sequence atgggAAACGAACTAGCAGAAAGTATAAAACTCTTGAAAGAATTAATATGtaattatcataatattaGCGAACAAGaattgaataaaaaagCAAATGATGATATAATCACATTACTTAAATATACAGAAGATATAGAACCAAAAGGAGGGGACatattcaaatataaagaactattaaaaaaattaaaacaagTATTAATACATTTGCCATCTACAGATCCATTACTTCctatatgcaaaaaaaatataaatgaattatatataacacgagaaatattagaaaaagGAGTAATAATATCAGTAATGgataatgatataaaatcttttactatatatatggctcaattatttatttattattttgattttaaaaatatattacaaaaaagtGCTAAACAAAATGCTATTTTaggaatatatttattacatttattatcatcCAATTCAATTGGGGATTTCCATATGATATTAGAAATAATACCAATAGATGATCAAAATGatccatatataaaatatgtattagAATTAGAACAACATATTATGGATggatattttcattatatattaacaaaaaaagacGATATaccattatatttatattcattatttatggATCGTTTATATAACactataaaatataaattagctgattgtattttttcttcttcaaATTCGATTAGTctattatatacatgtgAATTGTTGAAGttaaaagatgaaaatgaactttatcaatttattacagaatataatgaaataaaaactgCGCATGGAGAGGATAATCTTATATGggaaataaaagataataaaatatattttaaaaatcaAATTGAGCATACTCAGGAACTTCCCTCTAtagaaattttaaataatattattggATATGCCACAGAATTGGAGAAAATcgtttaa